From Syntrophorhabdaceae bacterium, one genomic window encodes:
- a CDS encoding metalloregulator ArsR/SmtB family transcription factor produces MTFDACIDIAKALADQTRLRIFALLEGIELSVKEITEVIGSGQSGMSRHLGILAGCGILECRKDGLWSFYITVKTGGVREMVQPYLKVLLESDETKIDRAKGHEMIARRSKKTLGYFNAVARDWNTHRYDILGGFDLDREILKYIGNGPVADIGCGNGTLAEMMLQKGLSVIGVDASPKMIDAARKRAQGSAVPGDFRIGECEHLPLRDNEVSTVLAVLVLHHLSDPGRALSEFARVLKKEGKVIIADLDAHNSEKLRNEQHDLRLGLSKKELASWLSHAGFSFCEDTQFKLANGLALVVSTAIK; encoded by the coding sequence ATGACTTTTGATGCCTGTATCGATATCGCCAAGGCCCTCGCGGATCAGACCAGACTGCGGATTTTCGCTCTCCTTGAAGGAATCGAGCTTTCGGTAAAAGAGATCACCGAGGTGATAGGCTCCGGGCAATCGGGGATGTCGAGACATCTCGGGATACTCGCCGGGTGCGGTATTCTCGAGTGCAGGAAAGACGGGCTCTGGTCCTTCTATATCACCGTAAAAACCGGTGGAGTAAGAGAGATGGTACAGCCCTATCTGAAGGTTCTTCTTGAATCCGATGAGACGAAGATTGACCGGGCGAAGGGGCACGAGATGATCGCGCGGCGTTCGAAAAAGACGCTCGGCTATTTCAACGCGGTCGCACGCGACTGGAACACTCACCGTTACGATATTCTCGGCGGCTTCGATCTCGACCGGGAGATACTTAAATATATCGGGAACGGTCCTGTCGCCGATATCGGATGCGGAAATGGCACGCTCGCGGAGATGATGCTTCAAAAAGGACTGAGCGTCATCGGGGTTGACGCCTCGCCGAAAATGATCGACGCCGCGCGAAAACGCGCGCAGGGTTCTGCCGTGCCTGGTGATTTCCGTATCGGTGAATGCGAACACCTTCCTCTGCGCGACAATGAGGTGTCCACGGTACTTGCCGTGCTTGTTCTCCATCATCTTTCAGATCCCGGGCGCGCCCTTTCTGAATTTGCCCGTGTATTAAAAAAAGAGGGCAAAGTGATAATTGCCGATCTCGACGCGCATAATAGCGAAAAACTCCGCAATGAGCAGCATGACCTGCGACTGGGGCTTTCGAAGAAAGAACTCGCGTCATGGCTTTCTCATGCCGGATTTTCATTCTGCGAGGATACACAGTTCAAACTTGCAAACGGTCTTGCCCTCGTGGTTTCGACAGCGATTAAATAA
- a CDS encoding type 1 glutamine amidotransferase domain-containing protein: MAKIAVIIADMFEDSEYTEPARAFKEAGHALIHIGLSAGATVKGKAKGTPVVVDKAVEEVSVSDFDALLIPGGYSPDKLRGFHEPVAFTKEFVDSGKPVFVICHGPQLLISAKVLSGRKITGWRSVAQDIVNAGAEFIDRELVEDGNLISSRSPDDLPAFISASLKRLK, translated from the coding sequence ATGGCGAAGATTGCGGTGATCATTGCCGACATGTTTGAGGATTCCGAGTATACGGAGCCTGCCCGCGCATTTAAAGAGGCGGGGCATGCGCTTATCCATATCGGCCTTAGCGCGGGTGCCACGGTGAAGGGCAAGGCCAAGGGCACGCCCGTGGTTGTGGACAAAGCGGTGGAGGAGGTCTCCGTCTCCGACTTCGATGCCCTTCTCATACCGGGGGGCTATTCCCCGGACAAGCTCCGCGGCTTTCATGAGCCGGTTGCCTTCACGAAAGAGTTCGTCGACAGCGGAAAACCCGTATTCGTCATCTGTCACGGACCACAACTCCTTATTTCCGCTAAAGTCCTTTCCGGCCGTAAGATCACGGGATGGAGATCGGTAGCCCAGGACATCGTCAACGCGGGGGCGGAGTTCATCGATCGGGAGCTCGTAGAGGACGGCAACCTCATTTCGAGCCGGAGCCCGGACGACCTGCCTGCCTTTATTTCCGCTTCCCTCAAGCGGCTGAAATAG